In Patescibacteria group bacterium, a single genomic region encodes these proteins:
- a CDS encoding sigma-70 family RNA polymerase sigma factor: MATPNETVSPFLRGGTLQDCQFSSGAQQTLREASQRGSISPSEIASLFPVAFLRNRDKFTQAFAALIEILKSADIKVEVSVTHTHVHQHVHTHIHEGQNPDSLLSKLGLKLPADISGDMPVKKRKTRSNDMVLRPTHGKNEEFGNLPTENAELEREEEIDQEPDGAVLDEVEESEMDGDEEAVPIKGVKDERNSYYRAVESYPLIPHQEMLEFARKFQEEKDQGAFEIMVCHNMRLVLKIASHYQGRGVDFDDLVQAGNIGLMRAVEKFDYRRGNHFSTYATWWIRNYITRVTTETAPMIRLPQHVVDGRVKVWKAIEALTAELHRTPTIEEIAEKSGLAPKHVQKLVSAGTSAIASLESVVGNSARGGREIVFGDILKNESAVPPDMFLEMKESREEAQASIQRLFTALDQLPLSIRDRESFIAYYGLDGTSEGVTLEDLGQRYGVSRERIRFRIAETIKALREVGIEARDEQIMAAVSRVDEFDKLVGEQMPLNSLADLPALATWQAHEEATKPLGPEEVESVEMETNIPRAIIQKAEVLLPIERMEKILAVVSKAYGTTPEKIRAEGRGKATIAWARHIAAYLLREDLKMHWTEIGAFLGGRDHTTIINSHKVITLHVTRGGNILTDLASIRTLIEVPTKG; this comes from the coding sequence ATGGCAACACCCAACGAAACCGTGTCCCCTTTCTTGAGGGGTGGCACTTTGCAAGATTGTCAATTCAGCTCCGGAGCACAGCAGACGCTTCGTGAGGCTTCTCAGCGAGGTTCAATCTCGCCTTCCGAAATCGCTTCCTTATTCCCGGTTGCCTTCCTTAGGAATCGGGATAAATTCACACAGGCCTTCGCGGCACTCATTGAGATCCTCAAGAGCGCCGATATCAAGGTGGAAGTCTCAGTAACCCACACCCACGTGCACCAACATGTGCACACCCACATCCATGAGGGACAAAATCCCGACTCACTGCTCTCAAAGCTAGGCTTGAAACTGCCGGCAGACATTAGCGGCGACATGCCAGTCAAAAAACGGAAAACCCGTTCGAATGATATGGTTCTCCGACCGACGCACGGAAAAAACGAGGAATTTGGCAACCTTCCCACAGAAAACGCTGAGCTGGAGAGAGAAGAGGAGATAGACCAGGAACCCGACGGTGCTGTCTTGGATGAGGTCGAAGAGTCTGAAATGGATGGTGACGAAGAGGCTGTCCCGATCAAGGGCGTCAAAGATGAACGAAACTCCTACTACAGAGCCGTTGAATCTTACCCGCTCATCCCCCATCAGGAGATGCTGGAATTCGCTCGAAAATTCCAGGAGGAGAAAGACCAAGGTGCCTTTGAAATCATGGTCTGCCACAACATGAGACTTGTTCTCAAGATTGCCTCGCACTACCAAGGACGAGGGGTCGACTTCGACGATCTCGTGCAAGCCGGCAATATCGGCCTAATGAGGGCCGTCGAGAAATTCGACTACCGTCGCGGCAACCACTTCTCTACCTATGCTACGTGGTGGATACGGAACTACATAACGAGAGTCACCACGGAGACAGCTCCGATGATCAGACTACCGCAACATGTGGTGGACGGTAGAGTAAAAGTATGGAAAGCGATCGAGGCATTGACCGCGGAACTGCACCGCACCCCAACCATCGAGGAGATCGCGGAGAAGTCCGGCCTAGCTCCGAAACACGTCCAGAAACTTGTCAGCGCCGGCACCTCGGCGATCGCCTCACTTGAAAGTGTCGTGGGTAATTCTGCAAGAGGCGGAAGGGAAATAGTGTTTGGCGACATTCTCAAAAACGAAAGCGCCGTTCCTCCGGACATGTTTCTGGAGATGAAGGAGTCGCGAGAAGAAGCGCAAGCTTCAATTCAGCGGCTGTTTACAGCACTCGACCAACTCCCTTTGTCGATACGAGATCGAGAGTCTTTCATAGCCTACTATGGTCTCGACGGCACATCGGAAGGCGTGACCTTGGAGGACCTCGGCCAGCGATACGGCGTCAGCAGAGAAAGGATTCGCTTTAGGATCGCCGAGACAATAAAGGCGCTCCGAGAAGTTGGAATTGAGGCGAGAGATGAACAGATCATGGCCGCAGTGAGTCGAGTCGACGAATTCGACAAGCTCGTCGGCGAACAAATGCCCCTCAATAGCCTGGCCGACCTACCTGCACTAGCCACATGGCAGGCTCACGAAGAAGCAACCAAACCTCTTGGCCCCGAAGAAGTCGAGTCTGTCGAAATGGAGACGAACATCCCTCGGGCGATAATCCAAAAAGCAGAAGTCCTGTTGCCGATAGAGAGGATGGAAAAGATCCTCGCGGTAGTCAGTAAGGCTTACGGAACAACCCCAGAGAAGATAAGAGCCGAGGGGAGGGGGAAAGCTACGATCGCCTGGGCTCGTCACATCGCCGCCTACCTGCTCAGGGAAGATCTGAAAATGCACTGGACAGAAATCGGAGCCTTCCTTGGCGGAAGAGACCATACGACGATCATCAATAGCCATAAGGTGATCACGCTACACGTCACCAGGGGTGGAAACATCCTTACAGACCTCGCTTCGATTCGAACCCTGATCGAGGTTCCGACCAAAGGCTGA
- a CDS encoding zinc-ribbon domain-containing protein translates to MFSPFEYQAECCGKISEARAAGANKALVVMASGLGKTVTSAFDVQKWFADQGRGRLLYLCHQNEILHQASATFQSVLGPDYRFGLFNGHEKRIHQADCVFASLRTVLKHGRDVFRPNEFDYVVVDESHHTPAPTYLSAVQFFTPKFLLGLTATPDRRDGLSIRSVYGNEVYYLPLEEALSRGLLTPVDYRLVTDDISVGDVKTRDGLTVDDLDEQVFVPKQDREVASVILRHAKELTEPRTIVFANSIAHADRISKLLPESVTIHSKVSAKERMVRLELFRLGLVQTVVTVDCFNEGVDIPQANLIVFLRSTASLTIFFQQLGRGLRRYEGKEKVRVLDFVGNCKRIMMLKELSDVTQRRERTRLSKPLGPRSVKDIAGVEKTNFGGLGISFDEKTLEVLDIVKRVRPNRISDNELLFNEYSPRNALAASHLSAKTWREVWWVCDVCKHEYKMSAALRLSGKSCPACADRVTEDNSLLVLQPALAREYSIKNPLASWQIKATSPEVFWWQCRTCQFEWRGRARSRVHRGDGCPACAGQMPQYQNNLALKFPEIAAEYSDVNMLSPEHVGCHSRPLRWWICGSCGKSWQTSADMRTRYGLRCANCVPKIVSVGQGQKPSAPQTNIIIEHPHLAEEYASRNRIPVEEALVRSPDPLWWLCFDCGRYWQASVRQRLEGARCVLCHPTTSVEVEVIV, encoded by the coding sequence ATGTTCTCGCCGTTCGAGTATCAGGCGGAGTGTTGCGGAAAGATTTCCGAAGCACGCGCTGCGGGGGCCAACAAAGCTCTCGTGGTAATGGCAAGCGGTCTCGGTAAGACTGTAACCTCGGCATTCGATGTCCAAAAATGGTTTGCCGATCAGGGACGCGGTCGCTTGTTATATCTCTGTCATCAAAACGAGATTCTTCATCAGGCGAGTGCGACATTTCAAAGTGTCCTCGGTCCAGACTATCGCTTCGGTCTCTTCAATGGTCATGAAAAGAGGATTCATCAGGCAGACTGTGTCTTTGCATCGCTTCGGACAGTTCTAAAGCATGGCAGGGATGTGTTCAGGCCCAATGAGTTCGATTACGTAGTCGTCGATGAGAGCCATCATACTCCTGCGCCGACCTATCTCAGTGCTGTCCAGTTCTTCACGCCAAAATTTCTCTTGGGTCTGACAGCAACGCCAGATCGCCGTGACGGATTAAGTATTCGAAGTGTCTATGGTAACGAGGTCTATTACCTCCCTTTGGAAGAGGCGCTTAGCAGAGGCTTGCTCACCCCGGTCGATTATCGACTTGTGACGGATGATATTTCTGTCGGAGACGTAAAGACCAGGGACGGATTGACTGTCGACGATCTCGACGAGCAGGTATTCGTTCCCAAACAGGATAGGGAAGTCGCTTCCGTCATTCTTCGTCACGCGAAGGAACTTACGGAACCGAGGACGATCGTCTTTGCAAACTCGATAGCCCACGCCGACAGGATCTCCAAACTGCTGCCTGAAAGCGTAACCATCCACTCGAAGGTGTCTGCCAAGGAACGAATGGTGCGTCTCGAGCTCTTCCGTCTTGGTTTGGTTCAGACTGTGGTCACTGTCGACTGCTTCAACGAGGGTGTCGATATTCCACAGGCAAATCTGATCGTCTTCTTGCGCTCGACGGCATCGCTCACGATTTTCTTCCAGCAACTGGGAAGGGGACTTCGCCGCTACGAGGGCAAGGAAAAAGTCAGGGTGCTTGATTTCGTCGGCAACTGCAAACGGATCATGATGCTCAAGGAATTATCAGATGTCACTCAAAGACGTGAGAGGACCCGGCTGTCTAAGCCGTTGGGTCCGCGATCGGTCAAGGACATTGCAGGTGTCGAAAAGACGAACTTCGGTGGTCTCGGGATCTCCTTCGACGAGAAGACTCTCGAGGTTCTCGATATCGTGAAGCGTGTCCGTCCAAACCGGATCTCGGACAACGAACTCTTATTCAACGAATATTCGCCTCGCAACGCGTTGGCCGCATCCCATCTCTCTGCCAAGACCTGGCGAGAAGTGTGGTGGGTCTGCGATGTCTGCAAACACGAATACAAGATGAGCGCAGCATTGCGTCTGTCTGGTAAGAGTTGCCCCGCCTGTGCAGACCGAGTCACGGAAGACAATAGTTTGCTGGTGTTGCAGCCGGCACTTGCTAGAGAGTATTCCATAAAGAACCCACTTGCTTCCTGGCAGATAAAGGCAACTTCGCCGGAAGTATTCTGGTGGCAGTGTCGGACCTGCCAGTTTGAATGGCGGGGCAGAGCCCGTAGTCGTGTGCATCGTGGTGATGGTTGCCCTGCTTGCGCAGGACAAATGCCGCAATACCAGAACAATCTGGCACTGAAGTTTCCTGAGATCGCTGCCGAATATTCCGACGTCAACATGTTGTCGCCTGAACACGTCGGTTGTCACAGTCGTCCGCTTCGGTGGTGGATCTGTGGATCTTGCGGGAAAAGCTGGCAGACAAGTGCTGACATGCGAACACGGTACGGCCTAAGGTGTGCAAACTGTGTGCCTAAGATCGTCTCGGTTGGTCAAGGTCAAAAACCTTCAGCACCGCAAACAAACATCATCATCGAACATCCTCATTTGGCAGAAGAGTATGCCTCTCGCAACCGTATTCCGGTCGAAGAAGCTTTGGTAAGATCGCCAGATCCGTTGTGGTGGCTTTGTTTTGATTGCGGCCGCTACTGGCAAGCCAGTGTCCGACAACGCCTCGAAGGTGCTCGCTGCGTCCTTTGTCATCCGACCACCTCTGTTGAGGTGGAAGTAATCGTGTAA
- a CDS encoding DEAD/DEAH box helicase family protein: MIQPYWYQEDGLKAIQRARQKGAVAALVVMASGLGKTVTGAFDCLRFRKMHPKARVLYLCHQNNILQQARTTFEVIHGNECSFGFYHGTKKDLDKVDFLFASLQTMRKQRKSFRPDEFDYVIIDESHRTSADTYLDVVEYWKPKFLLGMTATPNRTDGQDIRKVFGREVFYLPLEEALAQGLLAPVDYRLLTDEIQLKRVIEAPGHRLSLAMLNRKVFVAKRDEEIISLIQKHIRAVIDPRSIVFCESIEYCDRLSRLMPNSIAIHSKVSFRERVIRLEMFRQGVIPTLLVVDVFNEGIDIPKANVLVFLRSTSSPIVLFQQLGRGLRLSEGKTGVLVLDFVGNCERVKTIYTLWQDVATRRQHFLARPPTGPKAEKLAVRRQTEPFLLNVDHVHFQEKAVQITELVRRITEGYTRDEMVALLKGFAAKLGRSPTQVEVQGNKEMPSGAALSNEFGNFSNALLAAGLAVNQMLNVSDEILLEQLRVLRDELGRSPTQKDIAAGSKAGRCSCEPVFRSHFGSLGAALEKIDAKPTKYVGLGKPALIKQLQALHTENGRTPSVDDVIQASADHKTASPNVFRQAFGSWSHALLAAGLVEKAKKPKRYSEADLISQLQKAKMILGRRPSCGDIERLRKQGQLSASVGAFCGRFGSFTEALIRLAQADG, translated from the coding sequence ATGATCCAGCCCTATTGGTATCAGGAAGATGGCCTCAAAGCCATCCAGCGCGCTCGACAAAAAGGCGCTGTGGCAGCCCTCGTGGTCATGGCCAGCGGTCTCGGTAAAACTGTCACAGGAGCATTCGATTGTCTCCGCTTTCGGAAGATGCATCCTAAGGCCAGGGTGCTCTACCTCTGCCATCAGAACAACATTCTTCAGCAGGCTCGAACCACTTTCGAGGTGATTCACGGTAACGAATGCTCCTTTGGTTTCTATCATGGGACGAAAAAAGACCTCGACAAAGTCGATTTCCTTTTCGCTTCACTACAGACGATGCGGAAGCAGAGAAAGAGCTTTCGTCCTGATGAGTTCGATTACGTCATCATTGATGAAAGTCATCGGACCAGTGCCGACACGTATCTGGACGTCGTTGAGTATTGGAAGCCGAAATTCCTACTCGGAATGACAGCGACACCCAATCGCACCGACGGCCAGGATATTCGAAAAGTGTTTGGCCGGGAAGTCTTCTACTTACCTCTTGAAGAGGCGCTCGCTCAGGGATTGCTCGCTCCAGTCGATTACCGACTTCTGACGGACGAGATTCAGCTCAAGCGGGTCATCGAAGCACCCGGCCACCGCCTCAGTTTGGCAATGCTCAACCGAAAGGTCTTTGTCGCTAAACGTGACGAAGAGATCATTTCGCTGATTCAGAAACATATCCGAGCAGTCATCGATCCAAGATCGATTGTCTTCTGTGAGTCCATCGAGTATTGCGACCGCTTGTCCCGGCTCATGCCGAACAGTATAGCGATCCATTCGAAGGTGTCTTTCAGAGAGCGAGTCATTCGTCTCGAGATGTTTCGTCAAGGAGTGATTCCGACATTATTGGTCGTTGATGTGTTTAACGAGGGCATCGATATTCCGAAAGCGAATGTCCTTGTGTTCCTGCGCTCTACGTCATCGCCGATTGTGCTGTTTCAACAACTCGGCCGTGGCTTGCGGCTCAGCGAGGGAAAGACAGGTGTGCTGGTGCTCGACTTCGTCGGCAACTGCGAACGAGTGAAGACCATCTACACCCTTTGGCAGGATGTTGCGACTAGACGTCAACACTTCTTGGCAAGGCCGCCGACCGGTCCAAAAGCCGAGAAGCTAGCAGTGAGAAGGCAGACCGAACCGTTTCTGTTGAATGTGGACCATGTTCACTTCCAGGAAAAAGCAGTTCAGATTACCGAGCTTGTTCGTCGAATTACTGAAGGATACACACGAGACGAGATGGTCGCACTGCTCAAGGGTTTCGCTGCGAAGCTCGGCCGCTCGCCGACACAGGTTGAAGTGCAGGGCAACAAAGAAATGCCGAGCGGTGCTGCGTTGAGTAACGAATTCGGTAATTTCTCTAATGCACTTCTGGCCGCGGGACTTGCCGTAAATCAGATGCTCAACGTGTCCGACGAAATCCTTCTTGAGCAATTACGAGTCTTGAGAGACGAGCTCGGCCGATCGCCGACTCAAAAGGATATCGCTGCTGGTTCAAAGGCCGGTAGGTGTTCGTGCGAACCGGTGTTCCGGAGTCATTTCGGTTCCCTAGGGGCCGCACTTGAGAAGATTGATGCAAAGCCAACAAAGTATGTCGGTTTAGGGAAGCCTGCACTCATTAAACAGCTTCAAGCCTTGCACACTGAGAATGGAAGAACTCCATCCGTAGACGATGTTATACAAGCGTCCGCGGACCACAAAACAGCCAGCCCTAACGTCTTTCGCCAAGCCTTTGGTTCTTGGAGTCATGCGCTCCTTGCAGCTGGTCTGGTAGAGAAGGCTAAAAAACCGAAACGGTATTCGGAAGCCGACCTTATCAGCCAGCTCCAGAAGGCTAAGATGATCTTGGGACGACGGCCTTCTTGCGGCGACATTGAGCGCTTACGCAAACAGGGTCAGTTGTCGGCAAGCGTAGGGGCCTTCTGTGGACGCTTCGGCTCCTTCACTGAGGCGCTTATAAGGCTTGCTCAGGCCGATGGTTGA